In the genome of Oncorhynchus nerka isolate Pitt River linkage group LG4, Oner_Uvic_2.0, whole genome shotgun sequence, the window ATGAGTGTCTATTTTTAATAAAACCTGTTTGATCCGGAGAGATAATTGATGAGAGGACTGTTTCCAGACGCATTGCCAGAAGTTTGGCTAGAATTTTATAGTCAACATTTAGCAGGCTAATTGGACGGTATGATACACAGTCAAGAGGGTCTTTGTTTTTTTTAAGAATAAGACAAATGGTTGCCTGAGTGAGAGTCTGTGGGAGAACACCATTTACAAATGGTTGCCTGAGTGAGAGTCTGTGGGAGAACACCATTTACAAATGGTTGCCTGAGTGAGAGTCTGTGGGAGAACACCATTTACAAATGGTTGCCTGAGTGAGAACACCATTTACAAATGGTTGCCTGAGTGAGAGTCTGTGGGAGAACACCATTTACAAATGGTTGCCTGAGTGAGAGTCTGTGGGAGAACACCATTTACAAATGGTTGCCTGAGTGAGAGTCTGTGGGAGAACACCATTTACAAATGGTTGCCTGAGTGAGAGTCTGTGGGAGAACACCATTTACAAATGGTTGCCTGAGTGAGAGTCTGTGGGAGAACACCATTTACAAATGGTTGCCTGAGTGAGAGTCTGTGGGAGAACACCATTTACAAATGGTTGCCTGAGTGAGTCTGTGGGAGAGCACCATTTACAAATGGTTGCCTGAGTGAGAGTCTGTGGGAGAACACCATTTACAAATGGTTGCCTGAGTGAGAGTCTGTGGGAGAACACCATTTACAAATGGTTGCCTGAGTGAGAGTCTGTGGGAGAACACCATTTACAAATGGTTGCCTGAGTGAGAGTCTGTGGGAGAACACCATTTACAAATGGTTGCCTGAGTGAGAGTCTGTGGGAGAGAACCATTTACAAATGCTTCATTGTACATTTCAATTAGAATGGGGGATATTTTGGAGATAAACGTTTTATAAAACTCTGCCGAGTAGCCGTCAGGCCCTGAGCTTCTCCCAGATTGATGGGATTTGACAGCATTAGACAATTCTTCAACCGTGATCGGTTGCTCTACTTTTTTTAACCAAATCCCGGCTGACCGAAGGCACAACAAGTAAGTGGAAGAAATCCAATTCCAATGTATCCGCTTTACTTTCAGAAGTATATAGAGACTGGTAAAATCTATTGAACTCATCATTGATCCCCCTAGGGTCTAATGATATCCCAGATGATGTACGCATTTTAGGAATCTGAAATGATGAGGATAGTTGACGTAACTTGTGAGCTAATAATTTACTGACTTTATCTCCTTGTTCATAGTAAGGGCTCCTAGACTTGACAAGCAGTTCAGTAACCTGGTCTGTTAATAATGTGTCAAATTCTGCTTGCAGAGTTAAACGTTCCTTATAAGTCTCCGGGGATGGTGAAACGGCCCAGATGTTAACACTCTGGGCAATACAGAGTGTTAACATAGACAGCCTATCCCTTTTCAGTTTGTTCTCATGTGCGGTGTATGAAATCATTTCCCCTCTGATATAAGCTTTCAAAGTTTCCCAGAGAGTAGATGTAGAGATGTTTGGGGTTCTATTTGTAATCATGAAAAAGTCAATTTGACTCAAAACAAAACTGACAAAGTGTTCATTACTGAGCAGTTGAGTATTTAGCCCCAAGGAGGTCACAGATTGTCAACATTTTGAAGGGCTACTTCCATAGCAACAGGGGCGTGGTCAGATACAACAATTGGATTATATGAACCTGACGATATGGAATGGAGGAGCCTGTCATCTACAAGGAAGTAGTCTATGTGCATAAAAGTCTGGTGAACCCATGAGAAAAAAAGAGTATGCTTTTCCAGCTGGATTAAACATTCTCCATGGATCGAAGACTGTAAATTCAGACATAAAGGTTTGTGTTTCAGTATTATATGTTGGATAAaggaataaagacagacaccaatgtCAAGTTCAATAGCCTTGTTCATGCACTGTACAAATCCTACATGCAGAGTCCGGGGACCAGTCCGGCTAGTCAattacctatcaactagactccgtaacatCATCCTTTTCAATAGAAAGTGCAAACATAACGGCATAACATTAAGTTCTTAACAGTCAAGACATAACAATTGAAAAAGCATCCTTTTTACTTCAGTTGTCATCTTCctcttttattattttttataaacaGAGGACAAGTTAATGCAGTCTCTTGCTCCTGTCTGGTGGCTTGCACAGCTGACCCACCCGTGAGTAAGCATTGGCTTTGACGGGGGTAGGATTAGGGCCACGAGCTGGAGAGCTTTGTGGGGTAGAAGCCTCACCTTCAGTTGGCTCGTCTCAATTCTGCGCCCCTTACTCTTAGGCCTGGGCTGTGATCCTGCTCATCTAAGTGAGTGTATGGCGTGTTCAGGTTTGTTGTCTGCTCTGCTACGCGCAGATCCACCCGATTGCTACGatagagggagccaccaacatccACCAGGTAAGAACGTGGTGCAACTCTCTGTAGGCACGTGCCCAGGCTACAAAGTCCTGTGTGGTCTCCAGGCAGCGGTTTCATCCTTATAGTTTCACCCACCTCCAGCTCTGGTAGGTCTCGAGCAGTCCGGTCGTAGAAGCACTTAGCGAGATGCTTTCTGTGACCTAGTTTGTCCGTGACGCCAACTATGACACAGGGCTCAAGTATCTTGTTAGCTACGAGGATGGTATGGTAGTCTTCAGATGTCTGGACAGAAGACGTTGTGCTGGGCTGCTGTCTATGTTTTCGATGGGTGTGCTCCTCCACTGTAAGATCGCTTTCCATGGGTCGTTGCTGTCGCGCAAGGCCCTGCTTAACAGTTTTTTTGCAATCTTGACAGCTGACTCTGCTTtgccatttgcttttgggtgtctTGGAGAGGAGGTCACGTGGTCAAACTCCCATTCTGAGGCGAAATGCTTGAACTGTGCAGTGAATTGTGGGCCATTGTCCATGATTACCTTGTCAGGCTGACCTTGCAAAACTGCGCCTTGCAGTGCTTTATGACCGTCTCTGCAGACAAGTCAGGGAGCAGTTCTTCTACCCCAACCTGCGAGAGCCATGGACTTCAGTGATTGTAGGTGTTCGTCCTTGTCAGTGTGTTGCCTGATCTGGGCTAGGCGGTGATCTGTGACGTTTAAGTAGTCTGCCTGATTGATCTTGTTGTTCCTGCTCAATAGACAGTGCCTCTGTCTGTACATTGTGCTGTTGCCCTGCTCAGTGTGTCGCTGATGTGCATCTCTGGTCCTGGCTTGTAAATTACCTTCAGACTGTAGTTTTGCAGTCAGGAGCATGCTTTGAAGCCACTTGGGCGCGTTAAGGAGAGGTTTACTGAATATGGCAATGAGTAGTTTGTGGTCAGTTTCAGCGGTGACCAGCTCTCGACCATATAAGTAGTGATGGAAGCGCTGGCAGGAGAAGAAGATGCTGAGGCACTATTTCTCAATTTGTGCATAGTTTTGTTCGGTGGGGGTGAGCGCTCTCGAGGCAAACACAATGGGCTGGCCTTCCTGCATAAGGCAGCATCCAAGTCCCCTTTGGCTGGAGTTGCTCTGGATTGTGACAGGCTTCGTGACGTCATAGTAGTGCAACACTGGCATGGATGAAGCCAGAGATTTCAACTCCTGCACTGCAGCCTCGTGCTTGGGTAGCCAGTGCCATGGTGTGTCTTTGTCCAGCAACCGGTGCAGAGGCTCACAGActgctgataggtgtggcatgaaCTTTGCAAGATAGTTTGCAAAGCAGATGAGACGCTGTACTCCTTTTGCATCAGGCGGGTTTAGCATGTTGAGGATCGATCTGACCTTGTCTGGGTCCGGCTCCAGACCTTTTGCCGAGAGAATGTGGCCATGGAAGTGGACGTCTTTCACCTTGAACTGCAGCTTCTTCAGGCCAAGACAAAGCTTAACTGATCAGCAGCGCTCCATCAGTGCCAGGAGCTTCACATCATGGTTGTTTTCTGCTACTTTGTCTGTGTCACCACAGCCTATGATCAGGACATCATCGGCGATGGGTTCAATGCCTTTGAGCCCAGCCAGTAACTCGTGCTGCTTGCGTTGGTATACTTCAGGCGCCACTGAGACACCAAACGGGAGCTTGAGCCAGGGGTTCCGACCCCAGGGGGTCCAGAAGGTAGTCATGAAGCTGCTTTATTCGTCCAGCTTGCATTGAAGGAATGCATCTCGGGCATCCACCAAGGGGAAATCCTGGCCTTGGGAAGCTTGTAGAGGACATCCTCTAGTGTCGGCATGATGTAGTGGGATCGTTTCAGTGCTTGGTTCAGATGCTTTGGGTTGATGCAGACCTCAGCTTCTCTGTTTTTTTCACTATGACCATATTGCTGATCCAGTCAGTTGGTTCAGTCACAGATGTCATGTGGCCATCGGCCTCATACTTGTCCAGCTGGGCCTTCACAGCCACTTTCATTGCAATGGGCACATTGCGAGTAGCACACTGGACTCGAGTGATGCTCTCATCCACTTCAAAGTGTACCTCCCCAGGCATTGATTCAACGGGCATGTTGAATACATCGTAATATCTGCTGAGTAGTTGTTCTTTGGACAGGGGTCCATGCTAGACATGATCTACAATGTGCAGGTCATTTGGTACAGTGAACTGCATCAGTCCCAGGCGTTCGCATGTagagcctgagaggagaggatgttgaCTGGTTTTCACAATCTCAAACTCCAGCTTGTGTTTGCGTCCCCGAATAACACATTAGTCTCAAAAGGTACCCATAGAGTTCATTAGCTCTCCTGAGTACAGCTTTAGTCTAGTATCGCTGGGCAATAGATGTGTGTCAGGTGCCAGATTGATTTTGTCTTTGTAGCTCATTACGTTGCATGTAGCACCGGAATCCAGTTGACATTGTTGTTGCTTATGGTGTAATCGTAGTGTCACCAACCATTTATTCCCTCTTGAGTGTACAGCCCCAATGGATTCATGCATGTAAATGTCACTTTCACTGTTCAGCTCTAAACATTGAGTGACATCATCAACACATTGAATCTTGCCCTCACTCAACCTTCTTTTGCTTGAGACACACTTTTGCAAAGTGATTATTAGTTCCACAAGCTCTGCATGGTTTTCCGTAGGCAGGGCAGTGCTCTTTGccacgtgtgtgtgtattcccacAGTATTTACATGCTACGGGGCTCTCAGTGTTCACCGTTCGTGTTGAATGACTCTGCCTCGATTGGTTTTGTCTGAATGTCTGCCTAGCAACAGTGTGAACAGTATCAATGTCGGAGTGTGGGGTTTCGATTTCCATTGCTCTCATTCTCACGTCAGTGACTTCAGCAGTGCGGCACATTTCAATGGCAGTTACTAATgttaagcctctctctctcagtagacgcCGGCGCGTATCCTCATTTGCAATTCCCAGTACTATTTTGTCACAAATCAATTCATCTTTTAATCCCCCGTATTCACAAGTGGCAGATTTTTCTCTCAAACGAGTTACAAAGTTGTGTACTGACTCACCCTCTTCCTGTTTGCAGCTTTCGAAAACCAACCACCCGTAAATGACGTTTCTGGCGGGTTTGAAGTAATTCTCCAATGCATCCAATATAGCATTAGCATCACACTGTTGTCGTGCTGTGAGGGTGAGATTGTGCAGGTAGATATGCCTGCATTCGCTGCCCATTAAACTCCTCAGAGTTGCCGCTTGTACCTCGTTGGGTTCCTCATGTAGACCGGTCGCCAGCACATAGTCCTCGAATTCATCCCTGAAGTTGTCCCAATTAGTATTCCAGTCCCCTGTGAGAACCATGGGATTTGGTGACGAAATGTTTGCTGCCATAGCGATGGAATAGGAGATTTCTTTGCCTTCAGTCATCGAGGTAGGTAGTGATGCTAGCTAGCCATCTAACAGAGTTGATCAGTGTTGTGACTAGAAGTAGGAAACGGCGTGTGTTCGCATATGGAACGTAACTGTGCCTATACTGTACTTagctacaaaaataacaaacgtgtGGTTTTTGAGCCACTTCTGAtaccatgtttcagtatgatatgttgGATAAAGGAATAAATACATACACCAATGTCAAGTTCAATAGCCTTGTTCATTGCATTGTACAAATCCCTACACGCGGAGTGTGGGGAACAGTCCggctagtcgattacctatcaactagactccgtaacagTTCGGACAACTCTAGCTGAGGTTGATAAGGTGGTAGGTTTAGTGGAGGATCGATTCAAATGTGGGTCTAACCAACAGTTAAAGTCACCACCTAAGATCAACATATGGGAAGACATATCTGGGAGTGTAAAGAAAACCGATTTGAAAAAAAAATCACCATTGCCCCAATTAGGCGCATCAATATTAACAAGAAGTACCTTTGTATTGAGCAGCATACCACTGACAATTATGTATCTACCATGGGGATCTGCAATCACATTGGAACATGTAAAAGGTACCGATCTGTGAAGTAAAATAGCCACCCCTCTTGCCTTACTCTGAAATGAGGAATGGAACACCTAACCCACCCATCTGCACCTAAGACTTGAGTGTTGTGATACCTTCAGATGAGTTTCTTGGAGAAAGATGATGTGAGCTTTAAATTGATGAAGGTGGTGTAGCACCTTATTACGTTTAACTGGGTTATTTACGCCCCTGCAGTTCCAAGTAAGAAAATTAAAGCCATTCCCTCCAGCAGGATGGGCTACACTAGGCTGAGTCATgtcttaagagagagagaggatgtgtaaaGGACAAGGTACAACTGAAGATCTTAGTTGAACCTAAAAGcacaaatttaaaaaacaaagacAAGCGACGACAAAAAACATAATAAAACTATATACAAATAAAGAGGGAAAAACCCCGTCCCTCACAACCTCCCTTGCTGAAGCATCTCCCCAACTGAGATGCAAGCAAAACCCTGAATACAAAAAACGTTTAGAGCAAAGCATGATAACTCTTACTCTGTGCTACCTGAGATGTGTGACCATTTAACTAGAGTCAGCCAAACATGCATAGATTGGTCCCCAGCAGAGTCTAAGGAAAACTAACCTTGGTTAAGAGAGGTTTAACAGCAATACAGATGGTAAAACTACGACTGAACCATGAAAACAGACGGATATTGGCATTAGAGGCGGCAACCTGGGTttgaaatgaaaaaataaaaaaagagaatGACATTCAAATGTCTATGAACCCAGCAAAGTTGGCTTCGCTAGACAACCATTCGGCCTGCTAACTAGCCTACTAAAAATACCAGCTAACCAACCATTTGTTCCACACCATGCAATACAACAGCTGCTTTCATTTTCTTGTTGATGAAATCTGCCGCTAAAGCCGGGTCCTCGAATCTGTGCGTGGAGCCGTCCGGTAAAGTCAGTCTCAGAACCGCAGGGTAGATGAGGCAGAACTTCACGCCCGGGCAGGCGTGTAGCTGGCGCTTCACAGCTCCAAAGCTAGCCCGCTTCTTAGCCACAGCTGTGGTGTAGTCCGCAAATATCGAGACTCTTTTACCCTTATAGAGGAGGGGGGTTGATTCTCCTGATCTTCTCAGTATGTCATTGCGGACGTGAAAGAAATGCACCCTGATGACAAATGGTCGCCGGGGTCCTCCATCCCGGGGTCAGCTACGCAGAGTGCGGTGGGCCCGGTCTAGCTGTGGCTTCTCCTCCAGACCGAGCAGCTCCTGAAGCAGCTAGGCCATGAACTCCGTGGGTCTTGGGCCCTCCACTCCCTCCGGTATTCCCAGTAGATGAATGTTGTTCCTCCGCATTCTACTTTCCATATCTTCGCATCTATTGTCGAGGTATGCCACCTTAGTAGTTAATGAGCTAATGCGAGTGCTGTGGTCTTTAGCACCTCGCTCCAACTCCGATAAGGCCACTCCGTGTGCGTCGAGCTTATTCTGTATACTCTCAATAGATTTTTTAAGCTCGACTTTGACCATTGATATCTCTGACCTGAGAATGGTAGAGAGAAAGTCAAATTTGCCGAAAATATAGGTTTTGAGGGTGCCTCTCACAGATTGTAGCATCTTCACAGTCAGTGTTTCCGTGGGGCCGGCATTAGCAGCGGGGGGGAATCAGGAGAGGGCGGGGGCTTGCTGCGGCCTGCTCTTGCAAACGACATTACAAACTTTAATTTCTCAAACTTGATCTGAATTGTTTAGCTGCCTCTCCAGATGCCTGGCCAAACAGAAATATATACAATTTCGCAAGGTTAAATATATACATTTGGTCACATTTGGTAACTCAGGAGTGATAGGGAAATGCGTTCTACATCCTTGGCTTCCAACagcgcccccccccccaaaatgtatttttattaatttttatttatttaacctttatttaactaggcaagtcatttaagaacaaattcatatttacaatgacggcctaccaaaggcaaacagcctcctgcggggacaggggctgggattaaaactttaaaataaaatataaatataggacaaaacacacatcacgacaagagagacaacactacataaagggagacctaagacaacaacatagcaaggcagcaacacatgacaacacagcatggtgcaacacaacatggtagcaacacatcatggtagcagcacaaaacagtacaaacattactgggcacagacaacagcacaaaaggaAAGAAGCACacaagcagccacaactgtcagtaagagtgtgcatgcttgagtctttgaatgaagagattgagataaaactgtccagtgtttgttgcaactcgttccagtcgctagctgcagcgaactgaaaagaggagcgacccagggatgtgtgtgctttgggaccTTTAAcaaaatgtgactggcagaacaggtgttgtatttggaggatgagggctgcagtagatatctcagatagggggagtgaggcctaagagggttttataaataagcagcAACCAGTGgatcttgcgacgggtatacagagatgaccagtttacagaggaatatagagtgcagtgatgtgtcctataaggagcattggtatATATAAAGAATATATAAAGAACCAAAGATAGACCATAGCCTATCGTTTTCAATAGGCGCAAATgaatcatagtgggcagaacaagcaaagaGATGGCAGAGCCAAGCAagagctagcgagatcctattggcgcgttctagcattatttgcatatttccgttagggaacgtcTACTCTGTGAAGTGCGCGTGGTCAATAACTACGTTTTTAAATACTTTGGCAAATGGTAatgtctacaaaacttagtccactGTGTTAGTAACATATTTTAGTTATTGGGagcagaaaactgtattgagatcaaatatTTAATCGATGAGAAAATTAGCAGAATTTCGGCCAAAATCCATATCGCTCAATCTTCTCCCattgccggccactgggcttcctttcatgaccatatttggtggtgagtggaaacgccaaccggatgcttcagaTTGAAACATCTGGCTCATTGTTCTGTCTCTGGTACTAGTTTAAATCGCACCAGTTGCACAAAAGTAATGCTTCTCCAGTTGGTGTTGTATAGACACAACACCGCCCTCAAGTGGCTGGTGCAAAATATAACTCTTATTTTCTGGTTGAGAATTCAAACGCCTTTCGACAGGGACAAATTATGTCGCGTACGTAACGGTTTGAGTTAGCTGTTCATTTCACAAGTTCTGGATCAACTGCTATATGATTCCCGTCGTGTTCTCGGCCAACAACGGGGAAAGATGCCACAGAAAACACTGGGATCCATTGTTGGTCTGCTTTGCACCGGGACCTGGTTGGTACAGGTAAGCGGCAGTTTGCTTTCATAGCGCTGTAGGCGCTTTCGACCAAGCCCGTGGATCGCAGCTGGAAGTAGGCCTTCTATTGTGCCTTTTTGTTTCCCCACAAAAGAACTTGGGCTCGCTAGCAACTCCAACTTTGCGTGACGTCAGTTTGACCAAATCGTGTGTTTCTTGATATATTTACACAATGTTTATAGCTTGAAATACTTATACGATATTATCCGAAATCTTACCATATACCAATTTAGCTGCAGCGCAACATCTTTCAAGACGAGCTGATAAACTAGCCACAGCTAAATATCTCGTTAGCCAACGTTAACGCTTTCAAACATTTGTAGACAATACGGCGACATATTTTGTTATACAGTAAGTGGCCACAATTTGAAGTATATAAAACAAATAACATCAATAGCTGGCTGTTAGCTAAAACCCGTAAacaaacatagctagctaacatgctaaattaccagttaacgttagctggctaactgCGTTTTTcctgttgtttatttgttggcaGTGATGCATAGCTTGTTGTTACCGTCGTTAACTAATGGCCAAACATGTTTAGCTAGCTTACCTCTGTAACGTTAGTACCTAGTTAAAAATGTAGTTAGCTAACCGTTTAAAACTAATTTGTGAGGTCATTTGGCAGCTTCTACTATGACATTGTTGTATCATCCTGAAATGTCACTTAGCTAGCTATCACTGCAACACCTATTTTGATTTTCCGAACATTGAATGCGCCTACAATTTTCATCCCCAGTGAAAGTAGGTCTGTGCCTTTGCAGGCATGCTTTCTACAGTGTTTTGTGCAGTAAATGCCAATGTGAAGTTATGTCAAACAGTTGTGTATGTATAATACATAGCTTTCCTCATTTGTGTTTTGTAGGATGTCACTGAATAACATGCCTGTGTTTGTTTAGGGAAAGGAATTCTGTTTTGGAGTGAACAATGAGCAATACCGGTGTGAGATGGGCTACTGCTGCGGGGAGACAGAGTGCTGCACTTACTACTATGAGCTGTGGTGTATGTTCAGTGTCCTTTATTCTCTCCTTTTCTGGCACCACTCAGTCCCTCTTCCCCCGTTCTCATATTTATTTTCTGACGATATTTCCATGACTTATTCTTCATGATAGTAATCTCTGAATGTGTCACTTTGTTTTTTCGAGTCACTAATTTTACATGTTTTGGTGCCGAAATCAATAACGTTAAACCTAATTAACATAAGCTGAAATTATTTGATGGAGATTGTAACTATGTGATTGTTTTGTGTAGGGTTCTGGCTGGTGTGGACCCTCATCATAATGCTGAGTTGCTGCTGTGCCTACCGTCACCGTCGGGTCAAGATGCGGCTGCAGCAGGAACAGCGCCAGCGCGAAATCAGCCTTATGGCCTATCAGGGAGCTTCTAGTTCTTtcatctcccctccacccctcaacTTGAGTGAGTCTTTTAAACCCCGCGGGACACTTATTACCCCCATCTGCACTGGGCTGGATGCCTCCAGACCCTACAGCCCTGAAATtacttcacctctccctctgagTTAACTGTTTACAGTAACTAGGCCTGGTAGTTGGAGATGGTTCTTAGCAGATTCAGAACCATATCTGACAATTAGTGAATTAGTTCAACACCAGCTAACCCTATCTAGACTGGTAAGATGGTTGACTCCTGTGTTTTTGTGTATTTACTCCCAGGGTTCTGGACAGACTGCAAGCTTCCTGACTATGAAGAGGTGGTGGGTCATCCCCCGACTCCACCTCCGCCTTACTCCGAGATCCCCCCAGAGACCACCCCTCCTATCCTACTGCCCCCCATCCAATCAGAAGCTGCTGTGGTGCTGGAGCCCCCAACAGAGGACACTCCAAGAGAAGAGCAGGCCGCTACTTCCTCAGCAGACCAGGAATCCACATCTGCTCCCAGCAAATCAGAACGACTGGTGGAAGAGGAGCTGGTGACCCGGCGCAGGCATGTGACTGGCGACTCAGGgatcgaggtgtgtgtgtgccaactGGACGAGAGCTCTGGGCCggaagaggatgaggagcagGTGTGTCAGGGGGCCAGGGGGACTGCTGCTCTGCCTCCGAGCACCACCACATCAGACACAAAGAGAGAACCCCAGGGCCTCAGCCCAAAGGCCAGACTGCCAGCACCGGAGACCGCCTGATCTGAGCTCCACCACCAACCACCcagaggctgctgctgctgccggaTCTGCACTTTAGGAAGGGAGTGCCCTTGTCATCATAACAATAACCCAGACACCACCAGCAAATGAAATGTCCCACAACGACTCACCAAATGAACCAGGTTGTCCTGCTCTTTGACATGCTTGTCAGTTATGATCCATAAAATGACGCCAATGATGACAAAGTTTATTTAAAAGATGCTTAGTTTGGCTAACGGTTTAATTCTTTAATACCCATGGATGGTCCCTCATCTGCTTTGTTT includes:
- the LOC115122594 gene encoding WW domain-binding protein 1-like, which gives rise to MPQKTLGSIVGLLCTGTWLVQGKEFCFGVNNEQYRCEMGYCCGETECCTYYYELWWFWLVWTLIIMLSCCCAYRHRRVKMRLQQEQRQREISLMAYQGASSSFISPPPLNLRFWTDCKLPDYEEVVGHPPTPPPPYSEIPPETTPPILLPPIQSEAAVVLEPPTEDTPREEQAATSSADQESTSAPSKSERLVEEELVTRRRHVTGDSGIEVCVCQLDESSGPEEDEEQVCQGARGTAALPPSTTTSDTKREPQGLSPKARLPAPETA